In the Perca flavescens isolate YP-PL-M2 chromosome 10, PFLA_1.0, whole genome shotgun sequence genome, ACTAAGCTGACGTCAATCGGTTAAGTTGTGTATATTAACTCTTATCAGTGGCCAGTTGGGGCAGCTTGATTGTACAAGTTGAAGGATGCAGGCTGGGAGTTAAACAGTTCAACCTGCTTAAATCATCATGGGCCATTTAATCTAAACCCCAACCAATATATCTGTTATTATAGATATTATTTCGACAAATAAATTGCATCAGTACACATGTTGGCACATAGGCAAAATAAATtgtgctatattaatgttttataGATTGCAGTTTTATGTATATTTgatatttattaaatataaatagatacattgtatgtattttgattttatttttttggttgtATTGTTGTGTATGCATATATACTCTTTTCATAGTTATGTACAGTGAATTGAATGTTTGCCAAAAATgtgttaattaaaaaatgtcaacCATTGCTATGTTGTCTTGATTGGGCCCCAATTGAATCCCATTTGTTCTTGCCATAATTTATAATAGGCATATTAatatttcctctctctttcacagggtttacattttacaaaatagtGCAGTGTTGATGTGATGCTGAAGGAACAGGCTGTGGAGCACTGAGTCTTCCATGGCTGTTAGCACCATGGACTCGGAGTCAGCCCGGACACCTCAGCCTCAGGCTGCCCTGACTATAGGAGGTCCCTCCCTGCTGCCTGCTGATGCTCTGAGTGCCAGGCCGGGCACTCAAGGGAAGCACTACGTCTGCGGCTCCATTGCAGCTTTTTCCAACATCTTGGTGACTTTCCCCATCCAGAAGGTGCTGTTCCGCCAGCAGCTGCACGGTGTGTTGGCCACTGAGGCGGTGCGGCAGCTCCAGAGGGATGGGCTAAGGAATCTTTACCGGGGCCTGCTGCCCCCGCTGCTCCAAAAGAGCACTACAGTTGCCATCATGTTTGGCCTGTACGAGGACTTCTCTAGAGTTTTACTAGACCAGGCTGGTGGCAGCGGTGTGCCGGACCTGGTCACCCGAAGCTTTGCTGCAGCATTGGCAGGAACCGCAGAGGCCATCCTGACGCCATTTGAGCGCGTGCAGACTCTCCTGCAAGACCATCGACACCACGGGCGCTTCAACAACACTGGCCACACCTTCCGGACACTTCTTACTGAGTATGGTGTCAGAGAATGCTACCGTGGCCTGGTGCCCATACTTCTCCGTAATGGCCCTAGCAATGTGTTCTTCTTCGGGCTCCGCGGGCCCATTAAGGAGCAGCTCCCAGAAGTCACTAGTCGGGCAGGTCACATGGTGAATGATTTTGTGTGTGGAGGTTTGTTGGGGGCAGCCCTTGGCATCATGTTCTATCCATTAAATGTGGTCAAGTCCCGGGCTCAGTCTCAGGTTGGTGGAGACTTCCAGCCTTGCAGGAAGGTGCTGCTAACcgtgtggagagagaggggtggcaGTCTGGCCATGCTCTTCAGAGGGGCCCACCTCAACTACCACCGTTCACTGCTGTCCTGGGGGATCATCAATGCCACCTACGAGCTGCTGCTGAAGCTCATGTAAGAGGGAGAATGGagatgacaaaaaaagagaTCTAGAAAGGAGGAGAAAGCATTTTAAAAGGGAAAAACCTGTATGGAGTGATGGAACCAGTTTGTTGAGAAGAAAGGAAATCGTAAAGTAAAGCCGATGCACTTGCGGTCCGGCCCTGTTTTGGGACACTAGGGTTTCCATGATTTAAAGACATCAGGGAAGTTGCACTTCTGACAGGGGCCAACAGTCAGTGTGAAATAAGCCACCTGCCACATGCCATGACTATTTATTGTtgtcaaaatatttaaaataaaaaacaagtcACACGCTTTAGTCTATACAAAACTTGTGCCAGGGTCCAATTAAAATGCCCTTGTTTGCTCTCTGTACAGAAATGTTGTGGAGCATTACTTGACAGCGCTTTACTTGACTGGATAAGCTGTTTCTTCGTATGTGCTGTGTGCTGTGGTGTTTTGTAGACAACATccatctttttgtttgtttgaagagTTATTCTGTGAGGCTGCCACTTGACTGAAACACTTTTGTACTTTTGACCGTTGAAATTCCCCAACATTTATTGTCAAGGAGAGTGTAATAAATTGAGTGTTGgccattttatttctctttatGCTCCATCTCCACTTATTTGGCCTTCATGTTTATGAGATCAAAAGGCTGATACTTAAGGCACTGTTGAGATGACTATCAGGTATATACATGTTGTTGGAAATATTGTCTAGCAGACACATGTAGGCtaattcttaatttttttttcctttcacatGATTTGTCTTTGCCAAATGGAACTGAAATGTTTTGTCAAGCActctttttattgcttttatgaAGTGCTTCTGGCTTGCATTATTCAAGTTTTGGCCGTTCATGTCAGTTAAACATAGCGACACTGAGATCTTGTGTTGTTTTTATCATTCATTGGAAGGGAGAGTTGCTACAAATAATCCCACAGAAAATGTTTGCTCTTTgtttaaaatatacattttaagaaaacttttgcagtttcagaaaaagaCCTTTTGATATTAATTTGACTGTGCACCATTGCTGCATTTGTTCATTTGTGGGTTATTGTTCACTTTTTGACTATACAACTAAGTGCTCCTcagtgtttttcctttttataaacTTTAATATCACTTGTTTTATACAtgtatctctctccctctactcCCTCTTTTCATATATATTTCCTTCTCTCACGCTTGCTCTCATTCTGTCCTGTAACATCTGTTGACATAATGGGCTCAGATTTCAGGCTTGAGTAAATACTGTCACCACGCAGCAGCTCACGTTGGGTATGACAGCCCAAAGAGGAAAGGCATGCTGCCTGGACACTGAACAGTAATGTGCTGAGAGAAGACCGGGGCAGAGGGAAATGTTCAGTTGCACAAAAAGCTCAAGCTGCCATGTAAATGGATCATTTGGCCTATTTCTTCAATTCTTTACACTTTGGACTGTCCACAGTGTGCTGTTTCCTAAGCATCTTTTCAGGATTTTCCTGGGTTTCCACTTTGAAAGTAAGGCTtttgatttagattttgaaAGTGGGACACCCTTGCTCATATTAAATAATGACGTTTCTAATTACCACTTCTCCTGAAGCACAAGTCACTGAGTCACTATGAAAATTAATAATGGCAAcgaaattaaatgtttaaaatcaaTCCATTAAAAAGGTTGATCGTGTATACGTCTGTTACATGGGTGTTTATGgggatacatttaaaaaaaaaaaaaaaaaaaaaacttcattcACACAAAATCTGACAAATTGTTTGAATTTATGTAATAGAGGCCCCCAT is a window encoding:
- the LOC114562630 gene encoding solute carrier family 25 member 51; its protein translation is MAVSTMDSESARTPQPQAALTIGGPSLLPADALSARPGTQGKHYVCGSIAAFSNILVTFPIQKVLFRQQLHGVLATEAVRQLQRDGLRNLYRGLLPPLLQKSTTVAIMFGLYEDFSRVLLDQAGGSGVPDLVTRSFAAALAGTAEAILTPFERVQTLLQDHRHHGRFNNTGHTFRTLLTEYGVRECYRGLVPILLRNGPSNVFFFGLRGPIKEQLPEVTSRAGHMVNDFVCGGLLGAALGIMFYPLNVVKSRAQSQVGGDFQPCRKVLLTVWRERGGSLAMLFRGAHLNYHRSLLSWGIINATYELLLKLM